A stretch of the Sulfurospirillum sp. UCH001 genome encodes the following:
- the pheS gene encoding phenylalanine--tRNA ligase subunit alpha, giving the protein MKDMENAIAACTSLVELEKMRVSLFGKKGYFAAQFEELKKLEGDAKKEFAQNLNINKENFLERLNEKKSALETIMIEEQMRKSSVDVTLFNQESSAGALHPVMDTMDKIIEYFVSMNFSIEEGPLVEDDFHNFEALNLPKYHPARDMQDTFYFKDSMLLRTHTSPVQIRTMLKQKAPIRMICPGAVFRRDFDITHTPMFHQVEGLVVDKAGKVSFANLKFILEDFLKYMFGDVKVRFRPSFFPFTEPSAEADISCIFCHGEGCRVCSHTGWLEVLGCGVVDPNVFKAVGYKDVSGYAFGLGVERFAMLLHQIPDLRSLFEGDLRLLEQLR; this is encoded by the coding sequence TTGAAAGATATGGAAAATGCGATAGCAGCGTGTACATCGCTCGTTGAATTGGAAAAGATGCGCGTCTCTCTTTTTGGTAAAAAAGGATATTTTGCGGCACAGTTTGAAGAGCTTAAAAAGCTTGAAGGTGATGCTAAAAAAGAGTTTGCTCAAAATCTCAATATTAATAAAGAAAATTTTTTAGAACGACTCAATGAGAAAAAGAGTGCACTAGAAACAATTATGATTGAAGAGCAGATGCGTAAAAGCAGTGTTGATGTGACATTGTTCAATCAAGAGAGCAGTGCTGGTGCTTTGCATCCTGTTATGGATACGATGGATAAAATTATTGAATATTTTGTAAGCATGAACTTTTCGATTGAAGAAGGTCCTTTAGTTGAGGATGATTTCCATAACTTTGAAGCACTAAATCTTCCAAAGTATCACCCAGCGCGTGATATGCAAGACACGTTTTATTTTAAAGATTCAATGCTTCTTCGCACACACACTTCACCTGTTCAAATTAGAACAATGCTCAAACAAAAAGCACCTATTCGTATGATTTGTCCAGGAGCAGTTTTTAGACGTGATTTTGACATCACCCATACGCCAATGTTTCATCAAGTAGAAGGACTTGTTGTTGATAAGGCAGGAAAAGTCTCATTTGCTAACCTAAAATTTATTCTTGAAGACTTTTTGAAATATATGTTTGGTGACGTAAAAGTTCGTTTCCGTCCTAGCTTCTTCCCATTTACGGAGCCAAGTGCAGAAGCAGATATTAGCTGTATCTTCTGCCATGGCGAAGGATGTAGAGTGTGTTCACACACTGGCTGGCTTGAAGTACTTGGTTGTGGTGTTGTTGATCCAAACGTATTTAAAGCCGTAGGCTATAAAGATGTAAGTGGGTATGCTTTCGGTCTTGGTGTTGAGCGCTTCGCAATGCTTTTACATCAAATTCCAGATTTACGATCTTTATTTGAGGGTGATTTGAGATTATTGGAGCAATTGAGATGA
- the pheT gene encoding phenylalanine--tRNA ligase subunit beta translates to MIVTKQWLNEWIDLGAIDTDKISLALNAIGLEVDGLTKIRIPQNVVVGKVISCEKHPNADKLNVCQVDVGENVQQIVCGAKNVAAGQMIAVALIGAELPGGLKIKKAKLRDVESCGMICSSTELGLPKINDGIMILDESIGKLEIGKPLCEYPLINDDVIEIGLTPNRGDCQSIYGVARDLSVYFDLEVKTLGSKEEEEKQPGVGRVLHLHGSEALDGSYMYKVFDNKEIDVPLLIQLRLGFAEIDNSCLLGKLIDYSTYVTGVLLRAYNQSCFGAKDEKAKIAIAKDENGLDAIFGLNGQKVAITGITQIVECKATAMDERIIVEANYTHPEIIASRSANKKLGGDKHLYRSSRGSEPHLAFGLNYFFKMLTKRSQVMPYADSQQITQDFEEKIINIHQSELTQMIGEEIPKSRIIKILKHLGFGVNFAFEQDVMNVKIPQFRSDVLNTQDICEEIVRIVGIDNITSKPFVFAEQLKINQPYLNFKKRQMYRHRAVSAGFFETLHFVFDDAENAKKFHLPLLNEALEVANPITSELNTLRSSLLPNILSAVSNNLKFGKKRVALFEVGSVFDSERNESKKIAFVFSGENGIPEIANHGKPTEIDFFAFAGKIQSILGNFTLLPLSDVNGLCSPYEAARVMIDGVEAGYMARVNVQVEKELDLDRTYICELDFDALSYKRKIAKEYSKLPSSSRDLSLLVDAKMQYSELESFIASIAPKALVKFAVIDRYVHESLGDKVSLTLKLQFQSMDKTFEEEEIASMVEALLSKIQEKFGITIR, encoded by the coding sequence ATGATAGTAACAAAACAATGGTTAAATGAATGGATTGATTTAGGTGCGATTGATACCGATAAAATTTCACTAGCACTCAATGCTATTGGTTTGGAAGTCGATGGACTGACAAAAATAAGAATCCCTCAAAATGTTGTTGTAGGAAAAGTAATCTCTTGCGAGAAACACCCTAATGCAGATAAACTCAATGTATGCCAAGTGGATGTTGGAGAGAATGTTCAACAAATTGTATGTGGCGCTAAAAACGTTGCAGCAGGACAGATGATTGCCGTTGCATTGATTGGCGCTGAACTTCCTGGCGGATTAAAAATTAAAAAAGCAAAACTGAGAGATGTTGAGTCTTGCGGCATGATCTGCTCTTCTACAGAGCTTGGGCTTCCTAAAATCAATGATGGCATCATGATCTTAGATGAGAGTATTGGTAAACTTGAAATTGGAAAACCTCTTTGTGAATATCCACTTATTAATGATGATGTGATTGAAATTGGTTTGACACCAAATCGTGGAGATTGCCAAAGTATTTATGGTGTTGCTCGAGATCTTAGTGTTTATTTTGATCTTGAAGTGAAAACATTAGGCAGTAAAGAGGAAGAAGAAAAACAACCAGGCGTTGGAAGAGTACTTCATCTTCATGGAAGCGAAGCTCTGGATGGCTCTTATATGTATAAAGTGTTTGATAATAAAGAGATTGACGTCCCACTTCTTATTCAACTTCGTTTAGGATTTGCAGAGATTGATAATAGCTGTCTTCTTGGTAAATTAATTGATTATTCGACCTATGTAACAGGTGTTTTGCTTCGCGCATACAATCAAAGCTGTTTTGGTGCAAAAGATGAAAAAGCAAAAATTGCAATTGCTAAAGATGAAAATGGTTTAGATGCAATTTTTGGTTTGAATGGTCAAAAAGTGGCTATTACAGGTATAACACAAATAGTAGAGTGTAAAGCAACAGCGATGGATGAACGCATTATTGTTGAAGCTAATTATACTCACCCTGAAATTATTGCATCTAGGAGTGCCAATAAAAAATTGGGTGGTGACAAACATCTTTACCGATCTTCCAGAGGAAGTGAACCCCATCTTGCCTTTGGATTGAATTACTTTTTTAAAATGCTTACAAAGCGTTCACAAGTAATGCCTTATGCGGATTCTCAACAAATTACACAAGATTTTGAAGAAAAAATTATTAACATTCATCAGAGTGAATTAACACAAATGATTGGTGAAGAAATTCCTAAAAGTCGAATTATTAAGATTTTAAAACATTTAGGATTTGGCGTAAATTTTGCATTTGAGCAAGATGTTATGAATGTCAAAATCCCACAATTTAGATCAGACGTCCTCAATACACAAGATATTTGTGAAGAGATCGTACGTATTGTAGGGATTGATAATATTACTTCTAAGCCATTTGTATTTGCAGAACAATTGAAAATTAATCAGCCTTACCTAAACTTCAAAAAAAGACAGATGTATCGTCATCGTGCAGTATCTGCTGGCTTTTTTGAAACATTGCACTTTGTGTTTGATGATGCAGAGAATGCTAAAAAATTCCATTTGCCACTTCTAAATGAAGCATTAGAGGTTGCAAATCCTATTACGAGTGAGTTAAATACGTTACGAAGTTCACTGTTACCAAATATCTTAAGTGCTGTTTCAAACAACCTTAAATTTGGTAAAAAGCGTGTAGCCCTATTTGAAGTGGGTAGCGTTTTTGATAGCGAAAGAAATGAGAGCAAAAAAATAGCGTTTGTGTTTAGTGGGGAAAATGGTATTCCTGAAATTGCTAACCATGGAAAACCAACTGAAATCGATTTCTTTGCATTCGCTGGAAAAATTCAAAGTATTTTAGGTAACTTTACACTGCTTCCACTTAGCGATGTTAATGGTCTTTGCAGCCCATATGAGGCAGCACGTGTAATGATTGATGGCGTAGAAGCTGGCTATATGGCACGTGTGAATGTTCAAGTCGAAAAAGAGCTTGACTTAGATAGAACCTATATTTGTGAATTAGATTTTGATGCACTTTCATACAAGCGTAAAATTGCAAAAGAGTACTCTAAACTTCCATCTTCTTCTCGTGATTTAAGCCTTTTAGTTGATGCAAAAATGCAGTATTCTGAATTAGAGAGTTTTATTGCTTCTATTGCACCAAAAGCTTTGGTTAAATTTGCCGTTATCGATCGTTACGTGCATGAAAGTCTTGGTGATAAAGTTAGTCTTACACTTAAGCTTCAATTTCAGTCGATGGATAAAACATTTGAAGAAGAAGAAATCGCTTCTATGGTTGAGGCATTGCTTTCAAAAATTCAAGAAAAATTTGGAATTACTATCCGATGA
- a CDS encoding histidine triad nucleotide-binding protein has protein sequence MTIFSKIVSGEIPCNKVLENEEFLAFHDINPKAPIHILIIPKKEYKNFQEVDPKIMVGLTEFTHQVAKLLGLDESGYRLITNNGSDGGQEVMHLHFHLLGGAKLSWNHLSDSDSHKFL, from the coding sequence ATGACTATCTTTAGTAAAATTGTAAGCGGTGAAATTCCTTGCAACAAAGTACTTGAAAATGAGGAGTTCTTAGCGTTTCATGACATTAATCCAAAAGCGCCTATTCATATTTTAATTATTCCCAAAAAAGAGTATAAAAATTTCCAAGAAGTTGACCCAAAAATCATGGTGGGGTTAACAGAATTTACACATCAAGTTGCAAAACTTCTAGGGCTTGATGAGAGTGGTTATCGCTTAATTACAAATAATGGTAGTGATGGTGGACAAGAGGTAATGCATCTTCATTTTCATCTTTTAGGTGGTGCAAAACTTTCATGGAATCACTTAAGCGACAGCGATTCACACAAATTTTTATAA
- the aroA gene encoding 3-phosphoshikimate 1-carboxyvinyltransferase, with protein MKTLHVNPKASFEFITDQIASDKSISHRCAIFSLLSDKPSHVKNYLPAEDTMCTLSIVQSLGADVETAEDGTLTITPPTSIVEPPLILDCGNSGTAIRLLMGFLSSCKGFFVLYGDKYLCSRPMRRVADPLREIGAHIDGRNNGNYAPLGIRGETLKAFHYESKIASAQVKSALILAALQADGISTFSEPELSRDHSERMLRGMGANVISDGLNVTIHPQTTPLKPLHMRVPSDPSSGFFFAVAAAINEGSSVTLHNMLLNPTRIEAYKVLERMGAEVLFVEKENVYESVGDIIIKGKALHGVEVSENISWLIDELPALSIAFACAQGKSLVKNAQELRVKESDRISSVVKNLRLCGIAVEEFEDGYEVTGSALHSATINSFGDHRIAMSFAIAGTKTPMIIEDIDCINTSFPNFIELLAQIGTVNQ; from the coding sequence ATGAAAACATTACATGTAAACCCCAAAGCCTCTTTTGAGTTTATAACCGATCAAATTGCCAGCGATAAGTCTATCTCACATCGCTGTGCGATTTTTTCACTTTTAAGTGACAAACCCTCTCATGTCAAAAACTACTTACCTGCTGAAGATACTATGTGCACATTAAGTATCGTGCAATCTTTAGGAGCAGATGTTGAAACAGCTGAAGATGGAACACTGACGATTACACCACCAACGAGTATTGTAGAGCCTCCACTCATTCTTGATTGTGGCAATTCAGGCACTGCTATACGCCTTTTGATGGGCTTTCTCTCAAGTTGTAAAGGTTTCTTTGTTTTATACGGTGACAAATATCTTTGTTCTCGCCCTATGCGTCGTGTGGCTGACCCTTTGCGTGAGATTGGTGCGCATATTGATGGTAGGAACAATGGCAATTATGCACCATTGGGCATTCGCGGTGAAACGCTTAAAGCCTTTCATTATGAGAGTAAAATTGCTTCTGCACAGGTCAAAAGCGCACTTATTTTAGCAGCGCTTCAAGCAGATGGTATCTCTACATTTAGTGAACCAGAGCTGAGCCGTGACCATAGTGAGAGAATGCTTCGTGGTATGGGTGCAAATGTCATTTCTGATGGATTAAATGTAACGATTCATCCTCAAACGACACCACTTAAACCTCTTCATATGAGAGTCCCGAGTGATCCTTCTAGTGGCTTTTTCTTTGCTGTTGCTGCAGCCATTAATGAAGGAAGCTCCGTTACACTCCACAATATGCTTTTAAATCCAACACGAATTGAGGCGTATAAAGTACTTGAGCGTATGGGCGCTGAGGTTTTATTTGTTGAAAAAGAAAACGTGTATGAAAGTGTTGGCGATATTATTATCAAAGGCAAAGCTTTGCATGGTGTTGAAGTAAGTGAAAATATTTCATGGCTTATTGATGAACTGCCTGCGCTTTCTATTGCGTTTGCATGTGCACAAGGAAAAAGCCTTGTTAAAAATGCACAGGAACTTCGCGTCAAAGAGAGCGATAGAATTTCTAGTGTTGTGAAAAATCTTCGTTTATGTGGCATCGCTGTTGAAGAATTTGAAGATGGCTATGAAGTTACTGGCAGTGCATTACACAGTGCTACTATCAATAGTTTTGGAGACCATAGAATTGCAATGAGTTTTGCTATTGCAGGAACAAAAACACCAATGATTATCGAAGATATTGACTGTATTAACACCTCTTTCCCAAATTTTATTGAGCTTCTTGCTCAAATAGGAACTGTTAACCAATGA
- a CDS encoding 4-hydroxy-3-methylbut-2-enyl diphosphate reductase has translation MKIKLASSYGFCFGVKRAIKIAENTKNASTIGPLIHNNEEINRLRENFNVKTLHDISEAKDVDKAIIRTHGIPKKDLETLVKSDVQVINATCPYVTKPQEICEKMSMEGYEIVIFGDADHPEVKGVESYAIHGAHVVQSVAELEKVKFKGNKIAVVSQTTRKISEFLEITNYLETRYKEVRVFNTICNATFENQDAARELAKEADVVIVIGGKNSSNTKQLHSICKEYCEDSFLVESDKDLDPAWFAGKTLCGVTAGASTPDWIIEKIVGKISEIKV, from the coding sequence ATGAAAATTAAACTCGCTTCTAGCTACGGTTTTTGTTTCGGAGTAAAACGAGCCATTAAAATTGCCGAAAATACGAAGAATGCTTCAACGATCGGACCGCTGATTCACAATAATGAAGAGATTAATCGTTTACGTGAAAATTTTAATGTTAAAACACTGCATGATATTTCTGAAGCTAAAGATGTAGATAAAGCTATTATTCGTACGCATGGTATCCCTAAAAAAGACCTTGAAACACTCGTTAAAAGTGATGTTCAAGTCATCAATGCAACATGCCCTTACGTGACAAAACCTCAAGAGATTTGTGAAAAAATGAGTATGGAAGGGTATGAAATTGTCATTTTTGGTGATGCAGACCATCCTGAAGTCAAAGGGGTTGAGAGCTACGCCATCCATGGAGCACATGTGGTACAAAGCGTTGCTGAGCTTGAAAAAGTGAAATTTAAAGGCAATAAAATTGCAGTCGTTTCACAAACCACGCGAAAAATTAGTGAATTTTTAGAAATTACCAATTATTTAGAAACACGATACAAAGAAGTGAGAGTTTTTAATACGATTTGTAATGCGACTTTTGAGAACCAAGATGCTGCACGAGAGCTTGCAAAAGAGGCGGATGTGGTGATTGTTATTGGGGGCAAAAACTCTTCTAATACCAAGCAATTGCATAGTATTTGCAAAGAGTATTGTGAAGATAGTTTTTTAGTAGAGAGTGATAAAGATTTGGATCCAGCTTGGTTTGCAGGTAAAACGCTTTGTGGTGTGACTGCGGGTGCTTCAACGCCTGATTGGATTATCGAAAAAATAGTTGGAAAAATCAGCGAAATTAAAGTATAA
- the pckA gene encoding phosphoenolpyruvate carboxykinase (ATP) has product MSKINEIEKLGLTNIGKIHYNLSYDELLKHEIANNEGHLTSNGTFSVDTGIFTGRSPKDKYFVDQEPSNKYIAWGKMNQKISKEVFDELFAKVKQQLSGKDIYVQDAYSGGSLASRKSIRVVTEIAWQAHFVKNMFIRPNEEELAHFKPDFVLYNACKMSNEDYKKHGLHSDVFVVFNVEENIAIIGGTWYGGEIKKGIFSMMNYWLPLEGKLSMHCSANVGEKGDTALFFGLSGTGKTTLSTDPKRKLIGDDEHGWDDEGVFNFEGGCYAKCINLDPSSEPEIYGAIRQDALLENVVINDNKEVDYADASKTENTRVSYPIYHIDNHEKSLQGGHPKKIIFLSADAFGVLPPVSKLTKEQAMYYFLSGYTAKVAGTERGITEPVATFSACFGEAFLPLHPTAYAKLLGEKIAKHNVDVYLVNTGWTGGSYGVGKRMSIKATRACINAILDGSINECEFESIPVFNIQVPKALDGVPTEILNPKNTWENKSLYDATRDELAEMFIENFKKYITADSDFSSAGPKL; this is encoded by the coding sequence ATGTCGAAGATTAATGAAATTGAAAAGTTAGGCTTAACCAATATTGGTAAGATTCACTATAACCTAAGCTATGATGAACTTTTAAAGCATGAAATTGCAAACAATGAAGGTCATCTTACAAGCAATGGCACATTTAGTGTAGATACAGGAATTTTTACTGGAAGAAGCCCGAAAGATAAATATTTTGTAGATCAAGAACCTTCTAACAAATATATCGCATGGGGAAAAATGAACCAGAAGATTAGCAAAGAGGTTTTCGATGAACTTTTCGCTAAAGTAAAACAACAACTCTCTGGTAAAGATATATATGTTCAAGATGCTTACAGTGGCGGCAGCTTGGCAAGTCGTAAAAGTATTCGTGTTGTTACCGAAATTGCATGGCAAGCTCATTTTGTAAAAAATATGTTCATTCGCCCAAATGAAGAAGAACTTGCTCATTTTAAACCAGATTTTGTACTTTATAATGCGTGTAAAATGTCAAACGAAGATTATAAAAAACATGGTCTTCATTCTGATGTATTTGTAGTTTTCAATGTTGAAGAAAATATTGCGATTATTGGTGGTACCTGGTACGGTGGAGAGATTAAAAAAGGTATCTTCTCTATGATGAACTACTGGTTGCCATTAGAGGGTAAACTTTCGATGCACTGTTCTGCAAATGTTGGTGAAAAAGGTGACACAGCTCTTTTCTTCGGTCTTTCAGGAACAGGTAAAACAACACTTTCAACAGACCCAAAACGTAAATTGATTGGTGATGATGAACATGGTTGGGATGATGAAGGCGTCTTTAACTTTGAGGGTGGCTGTTACGCAAAATGTATCAATCTTGACCCAAGCAGTGAGCCTGAAATTTATGGTGCAATTCGTCAAGATGCTCTTTTAGAAAATGTTGTTATTAATGACAACAAAGAAGTAGATTATGCAGATGCTTCAAAAACAGAAAATACTCGTGTTTCTTACCCTATTTATCACATTGACAATCATGAAAAAAGCCTCCAAGGGGGTCACCCTAAAAAAATTATTTTTCTAAGTGCTGATGCATTTGGTGTTTTACCTCCAGTGTCAAAACTCACAAAAGAGCAAGCAATGTACTACTTCTTAAGTGGATATACTGCTAAAGTTGCGGGAACTGAGCGTGGTATTACTGAGCCAGTAGCAACATTTAGTGCATGTTTTGGTGAGGCGTTCTTGCCACTACATCCAACTGCTTATGCGAAGCTTTTAGGTGAAAAAATTGCAAAACACAATGTTGATGTTTATTTGGTGAACACAGGTTGGACTGGTGGTAGTTATGGTGTTGGTAAACGTATGAGCATTAAAGCGACACGTGCATGTATCAACGCAATTTTGGATGGTAGTATCAATGAATGTGAATTTGAAAGTATTCCTGTTTTCAACATTCAAGTGCCAAAAGCATTAGATGGTGTACCAACTGAAATTTTAAATCCTAAAAATACTTGGGAAAACAAAAGTCTTTATGATGCAACCAGAGATGAACTTGCTGAAATGTTTATTGAGAATTTTAAAAAGTATATTACCGCTGATTCTGATTTTTCGAGCGCTGGTCCAAAACTCTAA
- a CDS encoding 30S ribosomal protein S1, translating into MVNEANKAVHTDAVDEHEEMDFAAMLEESFKDSERDALINGVVVAIKEDVILVDVGKKSEGRLNASEVTDENGNITCKVGDVIPVVITGFRNERPAVSHKKALRKDRIKSFIADFKEEDDVVLDVKITGKNKGGFIAENKEGIEFFLPRSQAAVKDMNALMGKSLKVKIIKIDNETESIIVSRKKFLDDERKKRKEIVQELIDRDEVVEGTIKKITTYGMFVDVGGIDGLVHYSEISYKGPVNPGTLYKEGEVIPVKAIKYDKDKRHLSLSVKAAMPDPWDEIKDELETGDSIQVTISNIEPYGAFVDLGNDIEGFLHISEISWDKNIKHPRDYIEEGQVVDVEVIEIDAKERRLRVSLKNVLPKPFDDFMKKFKVGDVVKGEITTITNFGAFVKIGGIEGLLHNEDASWDRNNKCKELFAVGDVVEVKIVKIDEENEKVSLSKKELEDSPIQKYAKSHENGDIVHGKIRDIKEFGIFVELEDNVDALIRKEDLGQVNEADLKIGDEIEAAITFIDDKKNRIRLSVRRLSKLKEREALKEINKEEKMTLGDILKDQLK; encoded by the coding sequence ATGGTAAATGAGGCGAACAAAGCTGTTCATACTGACGCCGTAGACGAGCATGAGGAGATGGATTTTGCGGCTATGTTGGAAGAGTCTTTTAAAGATTCTGAGAGAGATGCACTCATCAATGGTGTTGTTGTAGCAATCAAAGAAGATGTCATCCTTGTTGATGTGGGCAAGAAGTCTGAAGGACGATTGAACGCATCTGAGGTTACAGATGAAAATGGCAACATAACATGCAAAGTGGGAGATGTAATCCCTGTAGTTATTACAGGATTCAGAAACGAAAGACCAGCTGTTTCGCACAAAAAGGCCCTTCGTAAAGATAGAATTAAGTCGTTCATCGCAGATTTTAAAGAAGAAGACGATGTTGTTCTTGATGTTAAAATCACTGGTAAAAACAAAGGTGGATTTATCGCTGAGAATAAAGAAGGCATTGAGTTCTTCCTTCCACGTTCACAGGCAGCTGTAAAAGATATGAATGCGCTTATGGGTAAATCACTCAAAGTTAAAATCATTAAAATTGATAATGAAACAGAGTCCATCATCGTTTCTCGCAAAAAGTTCTTAGATGATGAGCGTAAAAAACGTAAAGAAATCGTTCAAGAATTGATTGATCGTGATGAAGTAGTTGAAGGAACCATCAAAAAAATTACAACTTATGGTATGTTTGTTGATGTTGGTGGAATTGACGGCTTGGTTCACTACAGCGAAATCAGTTATAAAGGTCCAGTAAATCCTGGTACACTTTATAAAGAAGGTGAAGTTATTCCTGTTAAAGCGATCAAATATGACAAAGATAAACGTCATTTATCTCTTTCAGTAAAAGCAGCTATGCCAGATCCATGGGATGAAATCAAAGATGAATTAGAGACAGGTGATTCAATTCAAGTAACCATCAGCAATATCGAACCATATGGTGCGTTTGTTGATCTTGGAAATGATATTGAAGGTTTCCTCCATATTTCTGAAATTTCATGGGATAAAAACATCAAACACCCACGCGATTATATCGAAGAAGGTCAAGTTGTTGATGTTGAAGTTATTGAAATCGATGCTAAAGAGAGAAGACTTCGCGTATCACTCAAAAATGTCCTTCCAAAACCATTTGATGATTTCATGAAAAAATTCAAAGTAGGTGATGTTGTTAAAGGTGAAATTACAACGATTACAAACTTTGGTGCTTTTGTAAAAATCGGTGGAATTGAAGGTCTTTTACACAATGAAGATGCTTCTTGGGATCGTAACAACAAATGCAAAGAATTGTTTGCAGTAGGCGATGTTGTTGAAGTTAAAATTGTAAAAATTGATGAAGAGAACGAAAAAGTATCTTTGAGCAAAAAAGAGCTTGAAGATAGTCCAATCCAAAAATATGCAAAATCACATGAGAATGGTGACATCGTTCATGGTAAAATCAGAGATATTAAAGAGTTTGGTATCTTTGTTGAACTTGAAGATAATGTAGATGCACTTATTCGTAAAGAAGATTTAGGACAAGTCAACGAAGCTGATCTAAAAATTGGCGATGAAATCGAAGCGGCTATTACCTTTATTGATGACAAGAAAAATCGTATTCGCCTCTCTGTTAGACGTCTTTCAAAACTCAAAGAGAGAGAAGCGTTAAAAGAGATCAATAAAGAAGAGAAAATGACGCTTGGAGATATTCTTAAAGATCAATTGAAATAA
- the argH gene encoding argininosuccinate lyase, whose translation MSKLWSGRFAASGAALLDEFNASLPFDKKLYEEDIKGSIAHATMLAKQGILTQDEADQIARGLLQIKKEIEEGIFVFDIAHEDIHMSVETRLIDLIGEAGKRLHTARSRNDQVAVDFRQYVQKQTLIIVHVLEEVIDVLMNIAKEHTQTLLPGMTHLQHAQPINLAFHLLAYVSMFKRDIERLESSYQRNNVLPLGCAALAGTPHNIDREYVAQLLGFDSVSVNCLDTVSDRDFALEILFNISTIMMHVSRFAEELILWSSYEFKFVTLSDEYSTGSSIMPQKKNPDVPELLRGKTGRVNGNLISLLTVLKGLPLAYNKDMQEDKEGVFDSVETVYMSLNILKEAVRTMTINVDRMKQACEVGHLSATDLADYLVQKCDIPFREAHFITGRAVAHAESLGIDLSVMSVTELQKVDPRIGNDVCEYLSLVNSMNARTSQGGTAVSSTCKQIEIFETWMKARR comes from the coding sequence ATGTCAAAGCTATGGTCTGGCAGATTCGCCGCAAGTGGAGCAGCACTTCTCGATGAATTTAATGCTTCATTACCTTTTGATAAAAAATTATACGAAGAGGATATCAAAGGCTCGATTGCACATGCAACGATGCTAGCAAAACAAGGTATTCTCACACAAGATGAAGCCGATCAAATCGCTCGTGGGTTATTACAAATTAAAAAAGAGATCGAAGAGGGAATATTTGTTTTTGATATTGCCCATGAAGATATTCATATGTCTGTTGAAACGAGGCTGATTGATTTAATTGGTGAAGCAGGTAAGCGCTTACACACGGCAAGAAGTCGTAATGATCAAGTTGCAGTTGATTTTAGGCAGTATGTGCAAAAGCAGACTTTAATCATTGTTCATGTTTTAGAAGAGGTGATTGATGTATTGATGAATATTGCAAAAGAACATACTCAAACATTACTCCCTGGTATGACACATCTTCAACATGCACAACCTATCAACTTAGCATTTCATCTCTTAGCATACGTTTCGATGTTCAAACGTGATATTGAACGACTGGAAAGTTCATATCAGCGTAACAATGTTTTACCTCTTGGCTGTGCCGCACTTGCTGGAACACCACACAACATTGATAGAGAGTATGTAGCGCAACTTTTAGGCTTTGATAGTGTCAGTGTAAACTGTCTTGATACGGTGAGTGATCGTGACTTTGCACTAGAGATTCTTTTCAATATTTCAACTATTATGATGCATGTTTCTCGTTTTGCGGAAGAGCTTATACTATGGTCAAGTTACGAGTTTAAGTTTGTGACACTCAGTGATGAATACTCAACGGGTAGTTCTATTATGCCTCAAAAGAAAAATCCTGATGTTCCAGAGCTTTTACGTGGTAAAACAGGTCGCGTCAATGGCAATCTTATCTCGTTATTGACGGTACTCAAAGGATTGCCATTAGCTTATAATAAAGATATGCAAGAAGATAAAGAGGGTGTATTTGACAGTGTCGAAACCGTTTACATGTCTCTTAATATCCTCAAAGAAGCGGTACGAACAATGACAATTAATGTTGATCGTATGAAGCAAGCCTGCGAAGTAGGGCATCTTAGTGCAACCGATTTAGCAGATTATTTAGTACAAAAATGCGATATTCCATTCCGTGAAGCACATTTTATTACAGGACGTGCAGTAGCGCATGCAGAGAGCTTAGGAATTGATTTAAGCGTAATGAGTGTCACTGAACTTCAAAAAGTTGATCCACGTATTGGAAATGATGTATGTGAGTATCTCTCTTTGGTCAATTCAATGAATGCACGTACTTCTCAAGGAGGAACAGCAGTTTCTTCTACATGTAAACAAATTGAAATTTTTGAAACGTGGATGAAAGCACGTAGATAA